The sequence below is a genomic window from Xyrauchen texanus isolate HMW12.3.18 chromosome 46, RBS_HiC_50CHRs, whole genome shotgun sequence.
TGTAAGTCAGTAATGCAGGTTTTTCTTGTTTTGGTGGTCCTCATCTCTTGAAGACTGACTCTCTCAATCCCTTTCTTGGGTTTGGTAAGCTTTAGAGGTCTAGCAACATtcatagtgttttttttatccGTGATAtactacatggccaaaatatgTGGACACCCCAACACCACACCCTAATGTGCTTGTTAAGCATTTCATATTAAAACCATTGGTATTAACATTGAGATGGTCCTCCCTAATTATGAATATTCtggttaaaatgtgtttaatatagTAAACCTTCTGTGAAGCTTTTCCACCAAatgttggaacatggctgtggatttgctcccattcaggcacAAGAGTGAGGTCGGCCTAAGGTATTGGGTGATGGGGTCTGACTTGCAGTCTGCATTCCAATTAATCACAAATATGTTCAATAGGGGCCAGACCTGTTAATTAGCATTGGGTGTCCTCGTTCTTTTGACAGTATAGTGTATCTCACACTCATCTCACTCAAAACATGGATCACATTTCAACTACTTAGACACTTAAGAGTTTTTAAGTGTTTCTATCACTTCTATTGTTAAATACAAGAGAAGCTTTGTGTTAGTCTTTCTGACTGAAATTATGGTGTGTTCCTTCctgataataaaattaaaatcccTCTTTTGATCAACAGGTCAAGAGCGAGGGTCCAAAGCTTGTGCCATTCTTCAAAGCAACTTGCGTCTACTTTGTTCTGTGGCTTCCAGCCTCAAGCCCATCCTGGTTCAGTGCCCTCATCAAATGCCTGCCCATCTTCTGTCTCTGGGTTTTTCTGCTAGCGCATGGCATCAGCTTTTTAGGTGCCCATTCCAGTGCCAGGAAAATCCTGGCAGGACTTATTTTTTCAGCTTTGGGTGACGCATTTCTCATCTGGCAAGAGCAAGGCTACTTTTGTCATGGTGAGTTTATTCATTTGTGTTGCTCTGGTTTGATTAGAATAGAATTAAGAACATAATTTATTGATTAACAAGTTATTTGCTAGATAGATTGAAATGCAAACTATggaactcaaataatacattttatcagCCTTTAGTCTGACTTTGCAAATGCTGATTTTAGAAGTTCCTACACTTTAGTTGAAAGCTGTCTGTGTGATTTctcagttaaaggaataattcacccaaaattaacCAAATATCTTCCCtatctcttttccatataatgaaagcaaCAATTGCACCAGGTTTGATGGCAACATTGGggaagggaagattttcagtgaaaactGACTtcaattttggtccattccttgCACAAAGCTATCATAAGACTTCAGAGGACTTTGAATAAGTCAAAAGCACTACTTTTactattttatgtacattttgtgacaaggaggagggcatggccaggttGTGAGGGTGCACACCTGCTGCACCCTCACGGACCAGCCATACCCTCCTCCTCGTCTCACACATTTCTtatcctttttggagtttcacaCCCACTGGTAACTATACACTTTTGTTTGCTGAAAAATAAGCAGCCTGGATATTTCGTTAaatatttccatttgtgttccatggaagaacaaAACGAACataggtttgaaacaatatgaaagtgagtaaatgatgacactattttcatttttgggtgaactgttcctttaagttttATATCTTCAGGTTTGTGGCCCAATCCTGAGCTCCCATGCCTGATTCAAAAGCTCTTGTTCTGAAAAAGTAGTGTAGAGGTTAAAAAGGCTTTTCAGGTCAGGGTCGATGGTAGGGACAAACCATTCTGCCTGAAGATCCCCATAGGAACCAGGGAGTTGCTCAACCTAAAAGTTTTTGACAACTTATTAGAATAAACATAAGTGTTATGGTTTCAAGACTGGTATATCCAGTACAAAGGTTAATACCTGCAATGAGTTGTCTGttgatgttttttatttcaaattctcATGATCATTGTGTATTTGCTCTTATCAGGGCTGCTAATGTTCGCCATCACCCACATTCTCTACTCTTCGGCTTTTGGGATGAAGCCCCTCAACTTGAGAGCAGGTTTGGTTATTTCTGTCATTTCAGGCCTCAGCTACACCCTTCTCTACCCCTACCTCTCCGGTCCCTTCACCTACTTGGTGGCCGTTTACATCACTCTCATCGGCTTCATGGGTTGGAGGGCCATTGCTGGTGTCCAGCTGATCAATGACCTCTGGACATGGACGAAACTGTCAGCCTGTCTCGGAGCCGTCCTCTTCATGGTTTCTGACCTCACAATTGCCGTCAACAAGTTCTGCTTCCCTGTGCCCCACTCCCGAGCCATCATAATGGCCACTTACTATGCGGCACAGATGTTGATTGCGCTGTCAGCTGTGGAATACCAAGATACAGATGTGTCTCTGAAAAGAGCCTGAGGAATCGCACCTTAACCAACCTACCCCCATTAACTTACCATTGACAGCAGCTGTAATGGTTCAGATCCCACTTTCTGAAACCCCTGGTCCATCTGCAGTTCCCCTTGTCTGATTATGACTGAGATATTTTGGGTATAGTTGAGGATCCACCAATTTAACATGGTGTAAGATTACACTGATTGGAGAATTCTTGCTTGATTCACACAAAAGGTTGGATAGAACTGGTCTTCAACATTTTGAGAACATCAGGTCTTATTCCATTATTCCTCAGTGTTAGAATATAGCTATCATTTCTAAGTGTCCTCTAGTAGTATACTACATGGTCAAAAGTATGCAGACACCAGGACACCACACCCATTTTTGCTTGATgaatatttaatttcaaaaccattggTTTTGTAATATGAAATATGTTCTCTTGCTCCTATAACCACTACCACTTTTCTAGGAATGATTTTTACTTGATGTTGGAAGATAGCTGTGTAGATTTGCTCATATTCTGACCAAGATGTTGGGTGATTGTATCTGGCTTGCAAAAagtattacaattaatttcaaagGTGTTCAATTAGGTTTAGGTCTGgtctttgtgcaggccagtcaagttcttctgCACCACATTCTGTAAACTATTTTACTGTTCCTATGACAGCTCTTTAGTATGCCCCATTGTACTGAAAATGTTTGTCTCAGGTTTTCATTAATTAGAAGGGCATGTCAAGATCATTTTGGCAATATAGTGTCATGATAATTTTTGGTAttgagaaaggaaagaaagataAGTGTTAAAAGTGAAAGAAGATAAGTTTGTTGTAACATTGTTAAAGTGCTTTGAAATCGGGATTCTGGTTTCTAGAGCCAAAATATTTAGTTTTCCCCAACCGTGGTCGACTCTAGAAGGGAACCCCTGGGCTGGGAAAAGTCTCTCAAGAGTCGCAAGCGACATAAGAATACTgggtttattgtttatttggaaAGAAATACTTCAACAGAAATCAttcacctaaccctaacatttaCCCTACCCCTAGCCTTTATAACCTTTGTTATAGCATATGCAAATCTTGCATAAATTTCCATAATTAAGTTCTCTTCTAGACATGACCGCCAACCTTTCCCAAAGAAGCATCTTTTCCATTTCAACCAAGACTAACCCAATGGCTCCATGCCGCTTTTTCACCTTTTAATATCTTGTCCACTTTAGATAGTCATGTCAACAAAGACTTAAGGGACTAACTCTTATCTTTCACTTATCAGAAAACTTTGGGCCCTGCAGAATAGACCAGCAAACAATGTAAGGTGGTTCAGATTCTTCTCAGGGGGCTGGTTTCCCCTTTCTAACCTTAGGTTTACCAGACATAATCAGTGAGCATCATGACAACCATTTCATATTAAAGCTGATATTTTAGCATACTTTGTGCTGCTGTACTGAAAATCAACGCACAGGTCTTCTTAGTAGTATTGTGTGGTACACTGTATCTTGATTTTTATCCTGTGTCATTGACACATTTCATAGTGTggattttatgttgttttgtaacTTGAGTTCATACACAAACCTCTATGCCTACATACTCTCATGTGCTGGAGTCGTTGTCTTGCTTTAAATATCCATCATTCCCAATTGACCACATGCAGAGGTGGTGCAATCTCTAGAGTAGATAAGGCCCGTATGTTTTGTTAAGATGTGAAACGTGACCAAAACTGATATGAAAACATGTCAGAACGCTCGTAAAAGGAAGAGAGGTCACTTTATCTGAGGCAATGCGACATTTTACATAGGTTTCTGCTGAGTCAACAGCAATTCTCAATACCTCTACAAGGAAACGGCGAATAAGTACTAGTTGTACTGTTTATTTTGTCTGTACAGTTCCAGGTATTGTTTTTAAACAGGGTGTGATGTTAGATCATTTATGTACCAAGCTTTCAACCACTTTCATTTGTCTGTTGTCCATGAGAAATGTCTTACTCAAGGGAAGGTCCCATGATGGACAATTTAAAATCTGTGTTAAACCTGATCTTTGGACTAAATGGTATTTTGTCCACAAGAGAGAAAAGCCAACAAAGTTTAATTTAGTTTCTCACTCTGTTATCATTCACATCTTTTCCTTCACCTGAAAACATGTGAATATTTCACAGTACAGCATTCTTCTCTCTCGTTTGTTACTGTCCTTTacaaaaagaataatatattCAGGGAGAATCTCATATGTCCAGGTTATCGTCACACCAAAATCAATAGAAAAACctacaaaagtacatttttgcataaagaaaataaagccaatTTAAAGGACAATTTAGATTTTTCacagtgacattattttcatatttcccaccaccaaattctcattactgtaatctgTCTGGATGTTTTACTTTTGAGTTTTTCATTCTCATTCTCATTCTCATTATATGAtgaattcatctttttttttcttttctttttgtcggCATATACTGCTACGCTgtataaaaacttaaaataatagagTATATCCTTATTTTTTCAATTTACGTTAATGAGAATTATGTGGCAAATGTGCTTCATTTAcgtgaaaataatatcacaatgcaaaaaagggtactaaaataatatatttttgcaaatgtgtAAGTTATGCAATAACTGTATAATTTCTCATTTTCTCTTTTGATTTTGTGAAACAACTTTTTTGACAGGCTTTGTGAGATACACCCATATTACACATGTACTGTATTTACTATCAGTTGATTCAAACTGATCACTGTAATTTTCCATAAATCTCAATAAGGGATCATCACCTGAAACACTGATACTAAATGAGGGAAATATCAGCCACGATGGAAAGTACTGCCAGGTCTGATATGTGCTCAGCTGCTGTGCCCTCAGTTGTGAGTGTAAATGAGTTTCAAATGCAAACACAGCCAGATGATCGAGAGTGGGCGTTCGCAGGTGGGCGGGTTTCTTTTTGATGAACATTAGTCAGGTTAGACACCATATTTTATTTGATGAGGAAATAAGGCTATGAAATATAGAAGTACTGTGTGTTCAATGTGTTCAATTGAATGACAAATTCcattaaaaatatgaaaattagtCACAATTGTGAGCCAATTGCACGAATGGCTTTGTACATAATTCATTGCAAAAGAGACAACAGTTACCACGACTTGGATTGTTCAGTTGACAAAAAAGTATGCTTTTCCAAAATTTTGCAAACAACTTCTGTAAACAGTGTTTGAGAATATTTTTTACATGACTGCAAGACATTACATCAGCAAAACCTATTAAATGGACAGTAAATATGGGGTCTATCCTAATTAAAGTCTGTTGTCCACCAAACCGTTGAGCACATAATTGTCACTGTCGCTATCATCAAGCACACACTCAGCTCATCCACTGTGGCAAGGAGAAACAGGACAGCTATTTCAGCACATTTGCCTAATTCTCAGAGGTTCCTTATTCCAGGGTCACAATGTCAGCAAAACATTTCAGCTTATTCAAAAGAAATATTTTTACTTGCAAGGTCATCAAAACAGTATGTATTTTCAAAGTCATTGTGTCATGCTACACATCAGTAATGCGTTTGTGAAGGTGTGGGGAAAATGACCAAGCGTTTTGAGctaaatgtaaaagaaattgcAGTTGCTTCTTGCAATGTCTTATTTTTTATTGCTTCAGAAGTTTATTGTGTAAATTAATCTCAAGAAATGatatccaggtcacatttcacttcGAAATCAatagaaaaggaaaataaattaccACTTTTTGCAGTGtaccatttttttaataattctcaTTGTTCACAGTGGTGATTCTcgttactgtaatacagtacctTTTTCccgttttacagtaaaaaaatttttatccattttgggtaagttactcataAAAGTGATTCACTACAAATTACTTGATACTTTTCTAAATTTGAAGTTTAATGCAGTACTTGTTCAAATATTAAATGGGATTTCTTTTGGTGGTTTGATgtgacttgaattggtgatattttagtgcatttttatctttatactcTGGAAGgcttgtttggaaaatgttaataatgcattatattggtacaaattgttttgttttcttcctaaaatggaaaaataaatttcagcactttcaaaatatgtgattaattgtgattaactaaaaataattatgccattaataataattaatgtagtAATAACCTTTATTTAAAGccagtaaatgtaatctgataatgataattaaaaatgtaactgtttttaactaaaaagtaattatattacagtaacttaTTCGTAGtcagattacacccaaaactggttgtacatttttttattgaaattagcataaattaaaGGTAGTACAaaatatgatgtataaatactctaCAATTAAagtaatacaatatataattgttttgaattacagtaatgaaaataagATTTATTGACTATTCATTTAAAGACTAAAGATTTAAAGACTATTTCTATGAACTGAGTTTAACTGAGAATTGTTATACCTGTGGCAAATGTTATAGCATTCTTCAGCTCAACCTTGACAGCAGTTTAGGCAGTATAAATGGTGCTCCTATTCTATGCTTagcatttattttcttctttgtttacATCCTGCTGTAACCTCCCAGATGGTTGGAATTTGACACAGTTAAACACAACCTCCCTGGTTTCATccttttttgtgtaaatgtgAACTCCAAAGAGGAGAACAGGTGCCTTCTGTGTCCATCACTGACATACTGTCTTTTGAGAAGTTTCCATCTGGCTTTGCTTGAGCTCGCGACCTTATTCAAATGGCAATGAGCATGATCGTTTTACCCCCTGTCAGCACTTAGGCAGTTGATGCTTTTGTGTTGAGTCGAGGGGTATGAAACAGAATGCTGGGAGTTCAGTGGGGTCAGTATTGATGATAGTGTTTAGGTATAGCTGTCCCAGGAATAACCCTCTTGGTTTAAAGCACACAGTTGATGGATGTAGATATGTGTACTTGTCTATTTTATCTCTatattatttttctcatactctCTCTATGAGCTTTGGCCAGAAACCTACTCTACTACGCAACCTTGATTTTATGCATCGGTCAGGTCTAAAATGCATTCTCAGCCTTGCGGCAAATGCCACTATAGTGGGCATTTGAGATAGTGTCTTCTTCTATGGACAGTTTTCGCTAACTTTAACTAAAGCAAGTTAGTTAAACTATGAACAAGTTTGTAGCAAGTTCTGTTTATTGGCACCGACATTTACAAGTATCTCCATCATCCCCTTGAGTAAGGTTTGTTACTGTCACAGCAAAACAAGACCTCAAGTGTACAACCAGACTGCTCGTATTGGCCAATTTGTATTTTCATCTTCATATATATGTAGAGTACCGGTATGTTTCTGGTGGTGTGCAATATAGtccgaaaaacaaaaaaaaacagtggtGTGCAATATATTTGAGTAGGCTATGGATAAAGTTCTCAAAAATGAAGAATTTGAATACAACTTACGTTCTCTTGAATCATAGTGTAGGACACCTTTTGAAAGCACCTTGAAATTTAGAGGGGGTAACCAATTCTCACCATCTTCTGTGAATTTTGACCTCTTATTTCACTGATACAAAAGttatgttccaaaacctagtgagctgcctcgatTTCTGTCTACCTGGCAGCTACGTTTTAAGGGGCAGTTCATAGTGAACACGTCcttgtgctaaaaaagctagaaGCAGTGCAACAAATATATCAGAATGCAAGTGTTTTGTGACCTGACACGGTCTAAAAAACATGGTGCTCCTGCCTGAGATGCTGAAATGAATGGCAAGATGAAGTAtagcggtcaaagatgtccatcaagCGGATGGTTACatagaaaaacattgaaaaacaatgCAGGTGAACTGTAAACTGCCCCTAAGGTGTTATCACACATAACTTTGCACTGCGAAATACATtaatctcaatgggaatctgcaCAAATGTGGATTTCACGTGATGGATGTCCTGTGGTGAAGAATTTCCCCTCCCATGGAGTTCAAGTTTAGTAAACTTTGCGGTGAACTTTTGCCGCATTGGCAAAAAGAAGATGcatggtttggcagtgacctctaaGTGGATGTTGCTTCGTACACAGCTGATTTCACATGCATTAAGCATCCGCCCACTTCATCTTCGCCCACAGAATTTCGACGTGCAAAGGAATGTGTCTAAACATCATAAaatgactgatttggaatgctctacattgGTATGCAACtcacaaattacaaaaataacatcTTGCATGAAGCACACCTGCAATTCAACTCACAACTAtaaagtttgatgttagcatgttgctaagataACAGTGTTAAACTCTAATATTGAGTTGCTAACTGTCCCGTATTAGCACAACATCTTGTAGTTTGGCCAAAATTAAGATGTCCTATATGGCcactctacatttacatttatgcatttggcagacgcttttatccaaagcgacttacagtgcacttattacagggacaatccccccggagcaacttggagttaagtgccttgctcaagggcccaacagtgacatcttggtggtgctggggcttgaacccccgaccttctggtcagtaactctgagcctcaaccactgagccacctctACATTAGAGTATCATGCCGTTAGCTTAGAAAATGCTGACATCAAACTCTATTGTTGTGAGTTGCGTGTTGTTTACAAAAGgtaaacatgcacagacacatcCTCTCTCCCCCGGGTCGTACAGTGCAACATTCCATGTTGAAGGTATTGTTTCCCGTATTGAAGCGGAAAAAACACAAACCCCCAGTCGGACAGAATTTGACCAAAACAAGGTATCTTAAGGAAGTCTTTATGTCAGAAGCCTgtttatgatgccttaaaatgttgtCTAGTTAGGCAGGTCACCAAGTTTTGGAATGGAACTATGAAACatgattttaaagtaaaaaacttTAGTGTTCggacatgacatttttaattatatcaaGACAAATTTGGTGAAATAGTTTTGATGCTGGTCACAAATCTTTCGtttcctttcttttttgttttgttctgtttttgttttcaaaatgtttttgttttgtaaatgatGTCTGCTGCGAACAGTGTGCACAATCACAACTTTATAAGCTTTATTCATATTATTCTGTATCACCTCTGCCCTTAAGAGAAAATTGAAGAATAGCTGCCgttattaactaacattgaatATGATAATATGCCTATAATCTGGGTCGGCTCCattttatacaccgatcagccacaacattaaaaccacctggctaatattgtgtaggtctcccttgtgccgccaaaacagcggcaAGCCACATGATATTCTtatcaccacaattatacagtggtataaccagcccatctggcaccaacaatcatgccacggtccaaatcactgagataacatttttcccgattccgatggttgatgtgaacacgaactgaagctcctgacccgtatctgattgattttatgcattgcattgcaggcacacgattggctgattagataatcgcatggatgattgttggtgccagatgggctggtttgagtatttctgtaactgttgatctcctggtattttcacacacaacagtcctctagaatttaatcaggatggtgccaaaaacaaaaaacaaccagtgagcggcagttctgtgaatggtAACGCTTTGTTGATCAGAGAGTTCAACAGataatggtcagactggtttgaactgacaaagtctaagctaactcagataaccgctctgtattgtggtgagaagaatataatctcagaatgctattggcacgggttggcactgttttggcagcacaaaggggacctacacaatattaggcaggtgtttttaatgttgttgctgatctgTGCTTGTAagtcttaaaataataaataaaatacggATGTATTAACACAATATTTACAGTAGAAGGCTGTAATAATTTCCAGTGCTAAAATCATATATTGCAAGTATATTCATAAacatgttgtattgcattttttaaatcactATAGTATCAGGAAATTACAAAGCCGCAAAGGTGGACTAATACTCAAAATACTGACATCTGTGCTATAAACATCTatgaaatcaaataaatgtaggatTTATTATCCGAGGCAGTGACAATACTTTGTTAGTGAAAGTTGTGATTTCaatctttaaaaaaagacaaaaaaaaaggtctgaaatCAGTGAACAATATTACTAAATAAGGGAAGCTCTTATTTTggagtatctctctctctctctctctctctctctctctctctctatatatatatatatagatgaccCTTAACATTGTGAAGTTACTATTATGTTGTGAATgaatgctgttgttgttttttagataTGAGGTGTATTTAGTATTTTGACATATTGTTACAGTATAAATGTCCAGTTGTTTGATTCCTTTCAT
It includes:
- the LOC127637911 gene encoding lysoplasmalogenase-like protein TMEM86A, which produces MVSPVTVVKSEGPKLVPFFKATCVYFVLWLPASSPSWFSALIKCLPIFCLWVFLLAHGISFLGAHSSARKILAGLIFSALGDAFLIWQEQGYFCHGLLMFAITHILYSSAFGMKPLNLRAGLVISVISGLSYTLLYPYLSGPFTYLVAVYITLIGFMGWRAIAGVQLINDLWTWTKLSACLGAVLFMVSDLTIAVNKFCFPVPHSRAIIMATYYAAQMLIALSAVEYQDTDVSLKRA